The following coding sequences are from one Archocentrus centrarchus isolate MPI-CPG fArcCen1 chromosome 4, fArcCen1, whole genome shotgun sequence window:
- the plpp6 gene encoding polyisoprenoid diphosphate/phosphate phosphohydrolase PLPP6, producing the protein MPSPKAKNPGRSGGSPVLGSSNGRYEFMSLTKPLNRSSPPHLLQRQGSDPTTARLRASESPTRRRGSGSSTGSASGQGPPEEDGIRLNPSLIRVALSSLLAIDLWLSKRLGVCACEDSSWGSVRPLMKLLEISGHGIPWLAGTVYCLYKSDSAAGQEVMLNLFMGLLLDLLLVGIVKAVVRRRRPAHNRMDMFATFSVDRYSFPSGHATRAAMCGRFLLAHLVLAAPLRVLVFLWVGLVGLSRVMLGRHNVTDVMFGFWMGYCQYNLVEMLWLSPQTLQGLLGQSA; encoded by the exons ATGCCCTCTCCTAAAGCTAAAAACCCCGGTCGCAGCGGAGGAAGCCCGGTGCTCGGGAGCTCCAACGGCCGCTATGAGTTCATGTCTCTGACAAAGCCATTGAACCGGTCTTCACCGCCACACCTGCTCCAGCGGCAGGGCTCCGACCCGACTACCGCACGCCTTCGAGCCTCTGAAAGCCCCACTCGGCGCCGGGGCTCCGGCTCCTCCACGGGCTCGGCGAGCGGTCAGGGACCACCTGAAGAGGATGGTATACGGCTTAATCCCTCCCTCATCCGCGTAGCGCTCAGCTCCCTGCTGGCCATCGACCTGTGGCTGTCCAAGCGGctgggggtgtgtgcttgtgagGACTCGTCCTGGGGCAGTGTGCGCCCCTTAATGAAGCTGCTAGAGATATCTGGACATGGCATCCCGTGGCTGGCTGGTACCGTCTACTGTCTGTACAAGAGCGACAGTGCTGCAGGACAAGAAGTCATGCTCAACCTTTTCATGG GCCTGCTGCTGGACCTGCTCTTGGTTGGCATTGTTAAGGCAGTGGTGCGTCGGCGTCGGCCAGCGCATAACCGTATGGACATGTTTGCCACCTTTTCAGTTGACCGCTACTCCTTCCCCTCCGGACATGCCACGCGTGCTGCCATGTGTGGTCGCTTCCTGCTGGCTCACCTCGTGCTGGCTGCCCCTTTGAGGGTCCTCGTCTTTCTGTGGGTGGGCCTGGTAGGGTTGAGCCGCGTGATGCTGGGGAGGCACAATGTGACTGATGTGATGTTTGGGTTCTGGATGGGTTATTGCCAGTACAACTTGGTGGAGATGCTGTGGCTCTCCCCTCAAACACTGCAAGGGCTGCTGGGACAGTCAGCTTAA
- the LOC115778924 gene encoding dimethylaniline monooxygenase [N-oxide-forming] 5-like — protein sequence MVHRVAVIGAGPSGLSCIKACLDEGMEPTCFESSDDMGGLWKFKEVSEPNRASIYRSLTINISKEMMCYSDFPIPADYPNYMHHSKILKYFRMYADHFKLLKHIRFQTSVKSVRQTPDYSRTGRWEVVTENKDGQEEKYVFDAVICCSGHYTYPNLPLKDFPGIETFEGKYLHSWDYKGPEDMYGKRVVVIGIGNSGGDIAVETSRVAEQVYMSTRRGAWVIRQVSDNGVPVDMKYTTRFIHILFQLFPINFFNWFGERKLNAMYDHTMYALKPKHRLFSQIPVINDDLPMKILSGAVIIKPNVKEIHGSTVVFDDGSTVEKVDTLVFATGYNYGFPYLPKNAMYLSGHRVGLYKHVFPPTLEHPTLAVVGFIHALGAIMPQGEMQARWVARVFKGLKKLPSNDTMVKAIEKDTKNIEKSYIVSKLTPLHVDFVSYMDDIAGEIGVRPSLLWLFFTDYPLFKRVFWGPVSAYQYRLMGPGKWEGARRAIFTQFDRMFQPLKTRKLEVEEPSTTRRLFKLSFTLMTGGAAIYYFHTRNPDVIPTLLSNMRPQKV from the exons ATGGTGCACAGAGTAGCAGTGATTGGTGCAGGCCCCTCTGGTCTGTCCTGCATAAAGGCTTGTTTGGACGAGGGCATGGAGCCAACCTGCTTTGAGAGCAGTGATGACATGGGTGGACTGTGGAAATTCAAG gaagtgtCAGAGCCCAACAGGGCCAGTATCTACCGGTCACTTACAATCAATATCTCAAAAGAGATGATGTGCTACAGTGACTTCCCCATTCCCGCTGATTATCCCAACTACATGCACCACTCTAAAATCCTGAAATACTTCCGAATGTATGCGGACCACTTTAAACTCCTAAAGCACATTCGCTTCCag ACCTCAGTGAAGAGTGTGAGACAGACACCGGATTATTCTCGCACCGGTCGGTGGGAAGTGGTGACTGAAAATAAAGACGGACAGGAGGAGAAGTATGTCTTTGATGCAGTTATCTGCTGCTCTGGTCACTACACCTACCCTAACCTCCCACTCAAAGATTTCCCAG GAATTGAGACATTTGAAGGAAAATACCTCCACAGCTGGGACTACAAAGGACCTGAAGATATGTACGGAAAAAGAGTGGTGGTAATTGGGATCGGTAACTCCGGAGGTGATATCGCTGTTGAGACCAGTAGAGTTGCAGAGCAG GTGTACATGAGCACTCGTCGTGGTGCCTGGGTCATCCGTCAAGTTTCCGACAATGGTGTGCCAGTCGACATGAAGTACACCACGCGCTTCATTCACATCCTGTTCCAGCTATTCCCGATTAACTTCTTCAACTGGTTTGGTGAGAGGAAACTCAACGCCATGTATGACCACACCATGTATGCCCTAAAACCCAAACACAG GCTCTTCAGTCAGATCCCAGTGATCAACGATGACTTACCGATGAAGATTCTCTCTGGGGCAGTCATAATCAAACCAAACGTGAAGGAAATCCATGGCTCCACTGTGGTGTTTGATGATGGCAGTACTGTGGAAAAG GTGGACACCCTTGTGTTTGCCACAGGATACAATTACGGCTTTCCCTACTTGCCAAAAAATGCCATGTACCTGTCTGGGCACCGTGTGGGTCTGTACAAGCATGTATTTCCCCCAACCCTCGAGCATCCCACTCTGGCTGTTGTGGGTTTCATTCATGCCCTTGGAGCTATTATGCCTCAGGGTGAAATGCAGGCCCGATGGGTCGCACGTGTTTTCAAAG GACTTAAAAAGCTACCATCAAACGACACCATGGTCAAGGCTATTGAAAAGGATACGAAGAACATTGAAAAAag TTACATCGTGTCAAAGCTGACCCCCCTGCATGTGGATTTTGTTTCCTACATGGATGACATAGCTGGAGAGATTGGTGTGCGGCCAAGTCTCCTCTGGCTCTTCTTCACAGACTACCCGCTGTTTAAGAGAGTTTTTTGGGGGCCCGTTTCTGCCTACCAATACCGGCTGATGGGACCAGGGAAGTGGGAGGGGGCCCGCAGGGCAATCTTCACCCAGTTTGACCGCATGTTCCAGCCTCTAAAAACCAGAAAG TTGGAAGTGGAAGAGCCGTCCACCACTCGCCGCCTGTTTAAACTGAGCTTCACTCTTATGACTGGAGGAGCTGCCATCTACTACTTTCATACTCGCAACCCAGATGTTATCCCCACCCTGCTGTCCAACATGCGCCCacaaaaagtctga